One genomic region from Biomphalaria glabrata chromosome 7, xgBioGlab47.1, whole genome shotgun sequence encodes:
- the LOC106051626 gene encoding ankyrin repeat domain-containing protein 17-like produces MTDAPRWLLIYKRHAWTLVTRRCSNHFLSLTFKSVCVFSVCIRCVYSVCVFLHMSVKSIPDVDDNMAETKDKLQLDDSSLFRTINSESSSEIEELLRLCDSKSTHFSNHALNWAVLQACNIGHAHLLQFLLQDGTRLELRDDNGNTPLMICSMRGFPGIVGILLGMSADVNAKNKNGDTALMLATSMEVIKCLIEDERLHLDEQNSTGNTALMSAIETSHLQKVKLLINAGANPKREVSKTCQTGLLVNSSNESAFDVAKRMGFGKLLDLLYRAKLVNSNPLQLAAVENDFEACIALLKYKLCDKDETQNIQPDILCHVLRQIQQKEAILTSDVELVQELCRLGMDVNRCQCCTKSHMELVLNIGSYELAEIFCAHAVQVTHDDVVSAVKAEHVRNIHLLVNHGAPVNKFNDRGLLTYKDSALDIALQSSLTSAASVLLYHGADLDSDCAVTQAFKSKNMKTLYFLLTECAEATKAVMLKPETLIRAVKLGDIQLIQILLEAGADIDGVHNNMTPLMSAFDIEVIKFLLNKGANVNFKTTTTALIYALSWDYFDDINSTIRPKLSPIEMEEKMLPVINLFLKHGANLEDSVDYGCTALMDSAKGYFSTEILKYLIHTGTDVNQSDELGLTALHGAATYHKLDFAKALLKHGAVVNLKSFNGRTPLHEAVKDVNITHFFLENQAKVNAKDVYGNTPLSLAVKYSGDMVDVVKLLIASGADVNHKNNSGMSPLWLAAQNFNLKCMESLIEAKADLGHSEQHQKSALSVLLNDWLPSKQCQETASILMQHGASAEFVRSDVIHRLIAAGNDGILIQKLIKSRFCPTDIILKSPVLNWPETCVSPLAVSLILDSVDFCLYLIENWYLTKSDIKILSRNKRILHFLQQRRTKALSYLKQVSRQPMRLELLCFITVSSALGSDRGRRQRVHNSKLPVPFQDMLLFSKLEVKVLQQVTRMGTSFLQELSENQVEENDED; encoded by the exons ATGACCGATGCTCCAAGATGGCTACTGATATATAAAAGACACGCGTGGACGTTGGTCACTAGACGCTGCTCAAACCATTTCCTCTCTCTCACGTTTAAGTCGGTGTGTGTATTCAGTGTGTGTATTCGGTGTGTGTATTCAGTGTGTGTATTCTTGCAT atgtcaGTGAAATCAATACCAGATGTTGATGATAACATGGCGGAAACTAAGGACAAACTTCAGCTCGATGACTCCTCCTTGTTTAGAACAATAAATTCCGAAAGCTCATCAGAGATTGAAGAACTTTTGAGACTGTGTGATTCCAAAAGTACACACTTCTCTAACCACGCCCTGAACTGGGCAGTCCTACAGGCTTGTAATATAGGCCACGCCCATTTACTTCAGTTTCTCCTCCAAGATGGCACGCGATTAGAACTCAGGGACGACAACGGAAACACACCTCTTATGATTTGCTCCATGCGAGGTTTTCCAGGCATTGTGGGTATACTTCTGGGCATGTCCGCAGACGTCAATGCTAAAAATAAGAATGGCGATACGGCGCTAATGTTGGCTACGTCAATGGAAGTAATCAAGTGTTTAATAGAGGATGAACGTTTACACCTAGATGAACAAAACTCCACTGGGAACACTGCCTTAatgtcagccatagaaacatctCATCTCCAGAAAGTCAAATTGCTGATCAATGCTGGAGCTAACCCGAAAAGAGAAGTCTCAAAGACTTGTCAGACTGGATTACTTGTCAATAGTTCAAATGAAAGTGCCTTTGATGTGGCCAAAAGAATGGGGTTCGGTAAGCTGCTAGACTTGCTATATCGTGCCAAATTGGTCAACTCAAATCCTTTGCAGTTGGCCGCTGTTGAAAATGACTTTGAGGCCTGCATTGCGCTGCTGAAGTATAAATTATGTGATAAAGATGAAACTCAAAATATTCAGCCTGACATCCTCTGTCATGTTCTTCGACAGATACAGCAAAAGGAAGCTATTCTTACATCTGATGTTGAATTAGTTCAAGAGCTATGCAGATTAGGCATGGACGTCAATAGATGTCAGTGCTGTACGAAGTCTCACATGGAGCTCGTGCTGAACATTGGAAGCTACGAACTGGCTGAAATTTTTTGTGCTCACGCCGTTCAGGTTACTCACGACGATGTGGTGTCCGCTGTTAAGGCAGAACATGTCCGGAATATTCACCTTCTAGTAAACCATGGGGCACCAGTTAACAAATTCAACGATCGGGGCCTTTTGACGTACAAGGATTCTGCTCTAGATATTGCATTGCAGAGCTCATTAACGAGTGCAGCCAGCGTCCTTCTTTACCACGGTGCTGACCTCGACTCCGACTGTGCTGTCACTCAAGCCTTCAAGAGCAAGAACATGAAGACGCTCTACTTTCTTCTGACAGAGTGTGCTGAAGCGACTAAGGCTGTGATGCTAAAACCAGAAACTTTAATACGAGCTGTGAAGTTAGGAGACATTCAGCTAATCCAGATTCTGCTAGAGGCAGGAGCGGACATTGACGGTGTCCACAACAACATGACTCCACTTATGAGCGCTTTCGACATAGAGGTCATAAAGTTTTTATTAAACAAAGGAGCCAATGTAAATTTCAAAACTACCACAACAGCTTTGATCTACGCACTATCTTGGGATTACTTCGACGACATCAACTCGACCATCCGTCCTAAGCTAAGCCCCATAGAGATGGAAGAGAAAATGTTACCTGTGATTAATTTGTTTCTCAAACATGGCGCTAATTTAGAAGACTCTGTTGATTATGGGTGTACAGCTTTGATGGATTCCGCTAAAGGTTACTTTAGCACAGAGATTCTCAAATATTTGATTCATACGGGAACCGATGTAAACCAAAGTGACGAATTGGGCTTGACAGCACTGCACGGTGCAGCGACTTATCACAAATTAGATTTCGCTAAGGCTCTTTTAAAGCACGGAGCTGTTGTAAACTTGAAAAGTTTCAATGGGCGAACCCCGCTACATGAGGCTGTGAAAGATGTAAAtatcacacatttttttctggAAAATCAAGCCAAAGTAAATGCTAAGGATGTCTATGGAAACACACCACTGTCACTAGCAGTGAAGTATTCCGGAGACATGGTCGATGTTGTCAAACTCCTGATTGCCTCTGGTGCTGATGTCAACCACAAAAACAATTCAGGCATGTCTCCTTTATGGTTGGCCGCCCAAAACTTCAATTTAAAATGCATGGAATCGTTAATCGAGGCGAAAGCTGATTTAGGCCATAGTGAGCAGCATCAGAAGTCAGCATTGTCCGTACTGCTTAACGATTGGTTACCCAGTAAACAATGCCAGGAAACAGCTTCGATACTTATGCAACATGGTGCTAGTGCAGAATTTGTCAGATCTGACGTCATTCATCGCCTCATCGCTGCTGGAAATGACGGCATTCTGATTCAGAAACTTATAAAAAGTCGTTTTTGTCCAACAGACATCATTCTGAAGAGTCCTGTTTTGAACTGGCCTGAGACTTGTGTCTCTCCTCTTGCCGTTTCATTAATTTTAGACAGTGTTGACTTCTGTCTTTATCTAATTGAGAATTGGTATTTGACCAAATCAGACATCAAAATTTTATCCAGAAACAAAAGGATACTACATTTCTTACAACAACGCAGAACTAAAGCTCTTTCATATCTGAAGCAAGTCTCCCGCCAACCAATGAGGTTGGAGCTTTTGTGCTTCATTACCGTCTCGTCTGCTTTAGGCTCTGACCGGGGCAGACGTCAAAGGGTACATAACTCTAAACTTCCAGTCCCATTTCAGGATATGCTCTTGTTCTCGAAACTAGAGGTCAAGGTCCTTCAGCAAGTGACTAGAATGGGGACCAGTTTTCTTCAAGAACTGTCAGAAAACCAGGTCGAGGAGAACGACGAGGACTGA